CGGCTTCGACCACGGTGTCCGCGGTGAGTGCGAAGCTCGCCTCCGGATCGGCCTTCGCCGCCACCGGTGCCGGTACGAGGTCGGTGACCTGCCGCTCCGGCCCGGCCGGCACCGCCGACGCTGCCGAAGGCACGCCGAGCGCTGCCAATCCCACCACCGCCACTCCGAGCACGATCGTTGACCACGACTTCCGCACGGCGCACCTCCGAGGGTCCCTAAGAGGTATAGACCACCGAGGGGCTCCGGGGCAACCGCCGGTGCTCAGGGCCGCAGAACGGCGCGCAAGGCGTCCAGCACGCCCGGGTCCTCGATGGTCGAAGGGACCGGCTCGTCGCGGCCGTCGGCGATGCCGCGCATGGTCTTGCGCAGGATCTTCCCCGAACGCGTTTTCGGCAGAGCGGCGACCACGGACACGTCGCGGAAGGCCGCCACCGGGCCGATGTCGCGGCGCACCAAGGCCACAAGTTCCTCTCGCAATTGCTCCTCGGCCACGTCCACGCCCGCCTTCACCACCACGAACCCGCGCGGCACCTGGCCCTTGAGCTGATCGGCCACGCCGATCACCGCGCATTCCGCCACTGCCGGGTGCCCGGCCAGCACAGCTTCCATCGACCCGGTGGACAGCCGATGCCCGGCCACGTTGATCACGTCGTCGGTGCGGCCCATGACGAACAGGTAGCCGTCCTCGTCGAAGTAGCCGGAGTCGCCGGTGAGGTAGTAGCCCGGATACCGCGACAGATACGCCTCGCGGTAACGCTCGTCGTCGCCCCACAGCGTGGGCAGCGACCCGGGCGGCAGCGGCAGCTTCAGTGAGATCGCACCCTCCTGACCCGCCGGCAGCTCCTCTCCCGCCTGCCCGAGCACGCGCACGTCCCAGCCGGGGACCGGTTTCGTCGCCGAACCGGGTTTCGTCGGCAGCGGCTCCAGCCCGCGGCAGTTCGCCGCGATCGGCCAGCCGGTCTCGGTCTGCCACCAGTGGTCGACCACCGGGGTGCCGAGAATGTCGTGTGCCCAGCGATATGTCTCCGGATCGAGCCGCTCCCCGGCCAGGAACAACGTGCGAAACGCGCCCAGGTCGTACTTCGCCAGTTCCGCCGCCTCCGGGTCGACCCGCTTCACCGCACGCAACGCGGTCGGCGCGGTGAACAACGCCTGCACGCGGTGCTCGGAGATGACCCGCCAGAACGCGCCCGCGTCCGGGGTGCCGACGGGTTTTCCTTCGTACAGCACGGTTGTCGCGCCCACCAGCAGCGGCGCGTACACGATGTAGGAGTGCCCGACAACCCAGCCGACGTCGGAGGCGGTCCACCAGACGTCGCCGGCGCGGATGTCGTAGATCGCGCCCATCGACCAGGCCAGCGCGACCGCGTGGCCGCCCGCGTCGCGCACCACGCCCTTCGGCTTCCCGGTGGTGCCCGAGGTGTAGAGGATGTACAGCGGATCGGTCGCCCGCACCGGCACCGGATCCACCGGCTCGGCAGTCTGCACCAGATCGACCCAGTCGAGATCGGTACCGGACAGCTCGGCGGCCGCGGCCTCGCGCTGGTACACCACCACGTGCTGCGGCTGGTGCCCGGTCATCGCGAGCGCGGCGTCGATGATCGGCTTGTACTCGACGATCCGGGTCGGCTCGATCCCGCACGACGCGGCGAGGATCAGCTTCGGCCGCGCGTCCTCGATCCGCGCGGCCAGCTCCTTCGGCGCGAATCCGCCGAACACCACGGAGTGCACCGCGCCGATCCGTGCGCAGGCGAGCATCGCGATGACAGCCTCGGGAATCATCGGCAGATACAGGATGACGCGGTCGCCCCGGACGACCCCGAGCGAAGCGAGCGCACCGGCGAAGGTCGCCACCTCGTCGCGCAGCTCCCGATAGGAGTAGCGGCGCTGCTGGCCGGTCACCGGTGAGTCCCAGATCAGCGCGGCCTGCTCACCGCGGCCACTGTCGGCGTGCCGGTCCAGCGCGTTGTACGCGGTGTTCAGCTCACCGTCGGGAAACCACCGGTGGAAGGGAGCACGCGAGGAATCCAGCGCACGGGTGGGCGGCTTCGTCCAGTCGATCGCCCTCGCTGCTTCGAGCCAGAACTGCTCCGGGTCGTCCAGACTGCGCCGGTAAGTCTCCGCGTACGCGCCCACGAGGTCTCCTTCGACGTCGATGGCCAGTATCCGTCCCCATCATGGCGCTGGGACCGGCGCCACCGTTAGCGGCTCCTCCGCCGACGTGGGGCCGCCGGACCCAGCATGATCGAGATCGCCTCCGGCGAGGATTTCGTGCAATGCCCGTGACCTGCGGATACTGCCGCCCTGCCCCGGCAACCCCGCCGAACCCCGATGCGTCCTAAGCTTGACCGGGTGATTCGGGCCGCACTGCGGCACCGGGAGCGGTACCGAGAACGAGGGGACACCAGTAGTGACGGGTTTGGCGAGCGCGCTGCTCTCGCTTGCGCACGCCTTGTTCGGGCCGGGCTTCTGCCCCGGTGATTGGGTGTGGGCGACGACTACGGCGGGTGCGCTCGTCGCGCTCATCCCGGCGCTGGGTGCGCTGATCGTCGCGGTGGTCCGCAAGGGCACCGGCAATCGCTACGACGCCACTACGCTCAGCGTGTTCGGCCTCATCGGTGTCGTCAGCGTGCTGCTGCTGCCGTGGCTGCTGTCCTCCGGCGTCTCCCAGCTGTTCCAGGGTGCGGTGAGGGGCGCGGTAACCTGGCTTTCGGCGTCCGAGACGCAGACGCTGAACCAGGAATTCTGCACGTTCGTCGGGGTGCAGAAGACCTACCTCGGCGGCGGCCCGAATGTTTTCGAGACGCTGTTCTATCCCGGTGGCCTCAAGCTCTCCTACGCGCTGTACCTGCTGGCCTTGACGGTGCTGCCCGCGGGCTCGCTGCTGTTCGTCATGCTGCAGGCGCGCACCGCGTTCCGCCGCGGCCCGAAGTGGCCCGCGCGGTTCTTCTGGATCCCCTTCGTGGTGCTGGTGCTGGCAAGTGTCGGGATGACGGCCAACGTCGCGGTGCACTTCTGGCTCGGGTTCCTGCCCTTCAGCGTGCTCGGGCTGATCCCGGTCGCCATGGTCGGGCCACCGCCCTGGTCGGTGATCAACCGTCCGGAGCCGCGCCGGGAGGAGCCGCCCCCGCGCCGGGAGCCGCCGCCGGTGAGCAAGCCCTACCCGGCCACCGCGCTCTCTGCTCCGCTGGAGCCGCCGGGCCAGCTCGCCGCCATGCCGGGGCCGGTTCCGCCGCCACCCGGGTCCCGCGGGGCCGGCGGCAGCCGCTACCGGCGTACCCGGCGGCTCGGCCAAGGTGGCTTCGGCACTGTCTGGCAAGCCGTCGACACTCAGCTGAACCGGACGGTCGCGCTGAAGATCGCGCACGCGCCCGACCACGACACCGCGGAGCGCATGCAGCGCGAGGCGCGGGCACTGGCCGTGGTCAACCACCCGAACTGCGTGCGGGTCTACGACCTCGTCGAGGAGCCGGACGGGCTCGCGCTGGTCATGGAGTACCTGGAGGGCCGCCCGCTCGCCGACGTGGTCGACGGCCAGGGCCCGATCGACGACGTGGCCGCCGGGCGGTTGTGGGCCACCATGGCCGGTGCGCTCGCCGCCGCGCACGAGAAGGGCGTGCTGCACCGCGACCTCAAGCCGTCCAACGTGATCCTCGATCCGGCCGGCATGGCGCACCTGATCGACTTCGGTATCGCGCGTAGCCAGGGCGACGCGAAGATGACGGCCACCGGCATGATGATCGGCACCCCGGATTTCGTGGCGCCGGAGCAGGCGATGGGCGCCCCGGCGAGCCCGGCGTCGGACGCTTGGCAGCTCGCCGCCACGGTCAGCTACGCCCTCGCCGGGCAGCCGCCGCGTGGTACCCGCGAGACGCCGATGGCAGCACTGATGGCCGCCGCGCGCGCCGACCCTGTGTCGCACCTGCCGCGCCGGTCCGCGCACGCCCGCATCCTCGCCGCTTCGCTCGACCCGGAGCCACGCCACCGTCCGACGCTCCACGCCGTGCGCCGTGAGGTGGAAGGCTGGCTCAGCCGGGCCGGAAAGTCGACCGATGGGCCGGTCACCCAGATCGTGCCGCGCCACACACCCCGCTGAGCCCCCTGCTCCAACGCAAAGGCTGTGAAGGGACCCTTCACAGCCTCAGAGTCCGTGAAGGGTCCCTTCACAGCCTTGGTCCGGGGCGGCCGCCGCCGGCCTATTCCCGACGTTAGGCGGCCGCGGTGGTGACCGGAAGTCGATAGGCTGCCACTTCATGTTCGATTACGGTCACGCCGGGGCGATGCTGATCGGCGAGTTCCCGCTGCCCGCCGGCGCCTGGTTCCCGTGGCACGAGCATCCGGTGCACCAGCTCGTCTGGTCCGCGTGCGGGGTCGCCGCGGTGACCGTG
This Amycolatopsis sulphurea DNA region includes the following protein-coding sequences:
- a CDS encoding propionyl-CoA synthetase, producing the protein MGAYAETYRRSLDDPEQFWLEAARAIDWTKPPTRALDSSRAPFHRWFPDGELNTAYNALDRHADSGRGEQAALIWDSPVTGQQRRYSYRELRDEVATFAGALASLGVVRGDRVILYLPMIPEAVIAMLACARIGAVHSVVFGGFAPKELAARIEDARPKLILAASCGIEPTRIVEYKPIIDAALAMTGHQPQHVVVYQREAAAAELSGTDLDWVDLVQTAEPVDPVPVRATDPLYILYTSGTTGKPKGVVRDAGGHAVALAWSMGAIYDIRAGDVWWTASDVGWVVGHSYIVYAPLLVGATTVLYEGKPVGTPDAGAFWRVISEHRVQALFTAPTALRAVKRVDPEAAELAKYDLGAFRTLFLAGERLDPETYRWAHDILGTPVVDHWWQTETGWPIAANCRGLEPLPTKPGSATKPVPGWDVRVLGQAGEELPAGQEGAISLKLPLPPGSLPTLWGDDERYREAYLSRYPGYYLTGDSGYFDEDGYLFVMGRTDDVINVAGHRLSTGSMEAVLAGHPAVAECAVIGVADQLKGQVPRGFVVVKAGVDVAEEQLREELVALVRRDIGPVAAFRDVSVVAALPKTRSGKILRKTMRGIADGRDEPVPSTIEDPGVLDALRAVLRP
- a CDS encoding serine/threonine-protein kinase, coding for MTGLASALLSLAHALFGPGFCPGDWVWATTTAGALVALIPALGALIVAVVRKGTGNRYDATTLSVFGLIGVVSVLLLPWLLSSGVSQLFQGAVRGAVTWLSASETQTLNQEFCTFVGVQKTYLGGGPNVFETLFYPGGLKLSYALYLLALTVLPAGSLLFVMLQARTAFRRGPKWPARFFWIPFVVLVLASVGMTANVAVHFWLGFLPFSVLGLIPVAMVGPPPWSVINRPEPRREEPPPRREPPPVSKPYPATALSAPLEPPGQLAAMPGPVPPPPGSRGAGGSRYRRTRRLGQGGFGTVWQAVDTQLNRTVALKIAHAPDHDTAERMQREARALAVVNHPNCVRVYDLVEEPDGLALVMEYLEGRPLADVVDGQGPIDDVAAGRLWATMAGALAAAHEKGVLHRDLKPSNVILDPAGMAHLIDFGIARSQGDAKMTATGMMIGTPDFVAPEQAMGAPASPASDAWQLAATVSYALAGQPPRGTRETPMAALMAAARADPVSHLPRRSAHARILAASLDPEPRHRPTLHAVRREVEGWLSRAGKSTDGPVTQIVPRHTPR